In Streptomyces seoulensis, the following are encoded in one genomic region:
- a CDS encoding helix-hairpin-helix domain-containing protein codes for MTTEQTPAGDPEEAPSGGTTAAESGAGADRAPSAEAAEGAEAGDGGTEVPVGGEPDGRTAGAAEDVRDDAGASAAEGAEAGDGGTEVPVGGEPDGRTAGAAEDVRDGPGASAAEGAEAVRETGDGGAGVDAGDAASGGRTDSDGAAAQLPPAEATEGTPALSEAEAELAAQRVERERIARRKAERQGPVESGGKLSGRAADLLAAVRAVESGEKGGAPAFVEPAPAPRRPAPEPVRRPEPVPAVAAPDAEAVGAVRAVLAEGGAPEALAPRVAAALGDGAEDTLRADPWQLLRVAGVRPEQADGFARALLGAECRPDDERRGRALTVWLLEQAAVAGHTALDLPALTEALVKRAVPDPDEAVQSALAEGDALVFQDALEEPGAQPVAAGEDAEDAQEVPVRVLAGLERYALAEESLADALARLVNSVPKETEEPWETAVAALSRGAADLARQVAGHGLVLHTGGEAARAEPAALLGAARAAGLRAFAVCHTPDGARRFAAHLDEEPGGAVGTVAGLLSGASGPGRDAEGALALDLLVVLDAPQLDVEAAAMLAESLPDGARLVLSGDPAVLWSAGPGRVFADLLAVPACPQVASRVPDPGPLGELVSGIGVGELVQVEAPGKEIVIVPVRDPGEAVHRTVQLVADSVPRAFGVPPEETVVITPGHGGAAGTRALNTVLKERLNPGPGRFGGFDPGDRIVHSPAPGRTVPGRVVRADAEGLHLECAGAPVVVPRELVESRVRHGWALTAHQAVGGRWPAAVVVLPGDAADVLTRPWVYTAFGRAERHLSVVHGVEQALPKAVAESVAKPRTTRLRTLLRVQLPPVG; via the coding sequence GTGACCACGGAGCAGACGCCTGCCGGCGACCCGGAGGAGGCCCCCTCCGGCGGAACGACGGCAGCGGAGTCCGGGGCCGGTGCCGACCGGGCGCCCTCCGCTGAGGCTGCCGAGGGCGCGGAGGCCGGGGACGGCGGGACCGAGGTGCCGGTGGGCGGCGAACCCGATGGCCGCACGGCCGGGGCGGCCGAAGACGTCCGGGATGACGCCGGTGCGTCGGCGGCCGAAGGCGCGGAGGCCGGGGACGGCGGGACCGAGGTGCCGGTGGGCGGCGAACCCGATGGCCGCACGGCCGGGGCGGCCGAAGACGTCCGGGATGGCCCCGGTGCGTCGGCGGCCGAAGGCGCGGAGGCGGTGCGCGAGACCGGGGACGGTGGCGCGGGGGTGGACGCCGGTGATGCCGCGAGCGGTGGCCGAACGGACAGCGACGGTGCGGCGGCCCAGCTGCCGCCCGCCGAGGCCACCGAAGGCACGCCCGCGCTCTCCGAGGCCGAGGCCGAGCTGGCGGCTCAGCGGGTGGAGCGGGAGCGGATCGCCCGGCGCAAGGCCGAGCGGCAGGGGCCCGTGGAGAGCGGGGGGAAGCTGAGCGGCAGGGCGGCTGACCTGCTGGCCGCCGTGCGGGCCGTGGAGAGCGGGGAGAAGGGGGGCGCGCCCGCCTTCGTGGAGCCCGCCCCCGCGCCCCGGCGCCCCGCGCCCGAGCCCGTAAGGCGGCCGGAGCCGGTGCCTGCGGTGGCCGCGCCGGACGCGGAGGCCGTCGGAGCCGTGCGCGCGGTGCTCGCCGAGGGCGGCGCGCCGGAGGCGTTGGCGCCGCGGGTGGCGGCCGCGCTCGGGGACGGCGCCGAGGACACGCTGCGCGCCGACCCCTGGCAGTTGCTGCGGGTCGCCGGGGTGCGGCCGGAGCAGGCGGACGGTTTCGCGCGGGCCCTGCTGGGCGCGGAGTGCCGTCCGGACGACGAGCGGCGCGGGCGCGCGCTGACGGTGTGGCTGCTGGAGCAGGCCGCCGTCGCCGGGCACACCGCGCTGGACCTCCCCGCGCTCACCGAGGCCCTCGTCAAGCGGGCGGTGCCGGACCCGGACGAGGCCGTACAGAGCGCGCTCGCGGAGGGCGACGCCCTGGTCTTCCAGGACGCCCTGGAGGAGCCCGGAGCCCAGCCCGTCGCGGCCGGCGAGGACGCCGAGGACGCGCAGGAGGTCCCGGTCCGGGTCCTCGCCGGTCTGGAGCGGTACGCCCTCGCCGAGGAGAGCCTCGCGGACGCGCTGGCCCGGCTGGTGAACTCGGTGCCCAAGGAGACCGAGGAGCCCTGGGAGACGGCCGTGGCCGCGCTGTCCCGGGGCGCGGCCGACCTGGCCCGCCAGGTCGCCGGGCACGGCCTGGTGCTGCACACCGGCGGCGAGGCGGCCCGCGCCGAACCCGCCGCACTGCTCGGCGCCGCCCGTGCGGCGGGCCTGCGCGCGTTCGCCGTCTGCCACACCCCGGACGGCGCCCGGCGCTTCGCCGCGCACCTGGACGAGGAGCCCGGCGGCGCCGTGGGCACGGTGGCGGGCCTGCTGTCCGGCGCGTCGGGCCCCGGCCGGGACGCGGAGGGCGCGCTCGCCCTGGACCTGCTGGTCGTGCTGGACGCGCCCCAGCTGGACGTCGAGGCCGCCGCGATGCTGGCCGAGTCGCTCCCCGACGGCGCCCGCCTCGTGCTCAGCGGTGACCCGGCGGTGCTGTGGTCGGCCGGTCCGGGCCGGGTCTTCGCGGACCTGCTCGCCGTCCCCGCCTGCCCGCAGGTCGCCTCGCGTGTCCCCGACCCCGGTCCGCTCGGCGAACTGGTCTCGGGCATCGGGGTGGGTGAGCTGGTCCAGGTCGAGGCGCCCGGCAAGGAGATCGTGATCGTCCCGGTCCGGGACCCGGGCGAGGCGGTGCACCGCACGGTGCAGCTGGTCGCGGACTCGGTGCCGCGCGCATTCGGGGTCCCGCCCGAGGAGACGGTGGTGATCACCCCGGGCCACGGCGGCGCCGCCGGCACCCGCGCGCTCAACACCGTTCTGAAGGAGCGGCTCAACCCCGGTCCCGGCCGCTTCGGCGGCTTCGACCCCGGCGACCGGATCGTGCACTCCCCCGCGCCGGGCCGTACGGTGCCGGGCCGCGTGGTCCGCGCGGACGCGGAGGGGCTGCACCTGGAGTGCGCGGGCGCGCCCGTGGTCGTCCCCAGGGAGCTGGTGGAGAGCCGGGTCCGGCACGGCTGGGCACTGACCGCGCACCAGGCGGTCGGCGGCCGCTGGCCCGCGGCCGTGGTGGTCCTGCCCGGTGACGCGGCGGACGTGCTGACCAGGCCGTGGGTGTACACCGCGTTCGGCCGGGCGGAACGGCACCTGTCCGTGGTGCACGGCGTGGAGCAGGCGCTGCCGAAGGCGGTCGCGGAGAGCGTGGCCAAGCCGCGTACGACCCGGCTGCGGACGCTGCTGCGGGTGCAGCTCCCTCCGGTGGGCTGA
- a CDS encoding FadR/GntR family transcriptional regulator has protein sequence MSTPGRGLHGRVLDTLGPAITAGEYPPGSVLRTDELAQRFDVSRSVMREAVRVLESMHLVASRRRVGVTVRPKHEWNVYDPQVIRWRLAGADRPHQLRSLTVLRSAIEPVAAGLTARNATAEQCAELTECALGMVANSRGHKLDQYLIHDIAFHRIILTASGNEMFARLGDVVAEVLAGRTHHDVMFADPDPPAVTLHVRVAEAVRAGDSVRAEELTREITVGALQELDILVP, from the coding sequence ATGAGCACACCGGGCCGGGGGCTGCACGGCCGCGTACTGGACACCCTCGGCCCCGCGATCACGGCGGGGGAGTACCCGCCGGGCAGCGTGCTGCGCACCGACGAACTCGCCCAGCGGTTCGACGTCTCCCGCTCCGTGATGCGCGAGGCCGTCCGCGTCCTGGAGTCCATGCACCTGGTCGCCTCCCGCCGCCGCGTCGGCGTCACGGTCCGCCCCAAGCACGAGTGGAACGTCTACGACCCGCAGGTCATCCGCTGGCGCCTGGCGGGCGCCGACCGCCCGCACCAGCTGCGCTCGCTCACCGTGCTGCGCTCCGCGATCGAGCCCGTCGCGGCCGGCCTCACCGCCCGCAACGCCACCGCCGAGCAGTGCGCCGAACTCACCGAGTGCGCCCTCGGGATGGTCGCCAACTCACGCGGCCACAAGCTGGACCAGTACCTGATCCACGACATCGCCTTCCACCGGATCATCCTCACGGCGTCCGGCAACGAGATGTTCGCCCGGCTCGGGGACGTGGTCGCCGAGGTCCTCGCGGGCCGCACCCATCACGACGTGATGTTCGCCGACCCCGACCCGCCGGCCGTCACCCTGCACGTCCGGGTCGCCGAGGCAGTCCGCGCCGGCGACAGCGTCCGCGCGGAGGAACTGACCCGGGAGATCACGGTGGGCGCGCTCCAGGAACTCGACATCCTGGTGCCGTGA
- a CDS encoding YchJ family protein, whose protein sequence is MARRTSRTPSRTAVPATCPCGLSADYADCCGRFHSGSAAAPSAEALMRSRYSAFVVGDVAYLVRTWHPRTRPEGLDLDPGMRWTGLEILETEGGSAFHSTGTVTFRASYRGGSLHERSRFERVDGAWVYVDGEFLD, encoded by the coding sequence ATGGCTCGTCGCACCTCTCGTACGCCTTCCCGTACCGCCGTTCCCGCCACCTGCCCGTGCGGGCTGTCGGCGGACTATGCCGACTGTTGCGGGCGGTTCCATTCGGGAAGTGCTGCCGCGCCGAGCGCCGAGGCGCTCATGCGGTCGCGGTACAGCGCGTTCGTCGTGGGGGACGTGGCGTATCTGGTGCGGACCTGGCATCCGCGGACGCGGCCCGAGGGGCTCGACCTCGATCCGGGTATGCGGTGGACGGGGCTGGAGATCCTGGAGACCGAGGGCGGGTCGGCCTTCCACTCCACCGGGACCGTGACGTTCCGGGCGTCGTACCGGGGCGGTTCGCTGCACGAGCGGAGCCGGTTCGAACGGGTGGACGGGGCGTGGGTGTACGTCGACGGGGAGTTCCTCGACTGA
- a CDS encoding SDR family oxidoreductase, which yields MTAHPLFDISGRTALVTGSSRGIGLALARGLAEAGCTVVLNGRDGDRIARAAAELPGDLVHTAVFDVTDGPSVAAGIAEVEERVGPLDILVNNAGMQLRAPLLEFTDSDWHRVLDTNLTSAFLTGREAARRMTGRGHGKIVNVCSLQSEVVRPGIAPYAAAKGALKMLTKGMCADWGPYGVQVNGLGPGYIETELTRPLVEDAEFSAWVRGRTPAGRWGRTEDLVGALLFLASPAADFVTGQVLYVDGGMTSVL from the coding sequence ATGACGGCTCACCCTCTCTTCGACATCAGCGGCCGTACGGCCCTGGTCACCGGTTCCAGCCGGGGCATCGGACTCGCCCTGGCCCGTGGTCTCGCCGAGGCGGGCTGCACCGTGGTCCTCAACGGACGCGACGGTGACCGCATCGCGCGGGCGGCGGCGGAACTCCCCGGCGACCTGGTGCACACGGCGGTGTTCGACGTGACCGACGGCCCCTCGGTGGCCGCCGGGATCGCCGAGGTCGAGGAGCGGGTGGGCCCGCTGGACATCCTGGTCAACAACGCGGGGATGCAACTGCGGGCGCCACTGCTGGAGTTCACCGACTCCGACTGGCACCGCGTCCTCGACACCAATCTCACCAGCGCGTTCCTCACCGGCCGCGAGGCCGCCCGGCGGATGACCGGGCGCGGCCACGGCAAGATCGTGAACGTGTGCTCGCTGCAGAGCGAGGTGGTCCGCCCCGGCATCGCGCCGTACGCGGCGGCCAAGGGCGCGCTGAAGATGCTCACCAAGGGCATGTGCGCGGACTGGGGTCCGTACGGCGTGCAGGTCAACGGGCTGGGGCCCGGTTACATCGAGACCGAGCTGACCCGGCCGCTGGTCGAGGACGCCGAGTTCAGCGCGTGGGTGCGGGGGCGGACCCCGGCCGGGCGCTGGGGGCGTACCGAGGATCTGGTCGGCGCACTGCTGTTCCTGGCCTCCCCCGCCGCCGACTTCGTCACCGGCCAGGTGCTCTACGTCGACGGCGGCATGACGAGCGTGCTCTGA
- a CDS encoding chaplin produces MRQGTRKGLMTMAAATGVIAAASGYAHADAGAAGSAARSPGVLSGNTVQVPVHVPVNACGNTVDVVGLLNPAVGNACANGARGASGGAHAGAHSGDSPGVGSGNTVQAPVDVPVNLCGNSVDVIGVGNPAGGNRCGNEEHGTPPRTPGRPGNPGTPGHPAHPGRPGTPGHPGDCPPDHHGHHPGQPAHPGQPGNPGTPGRPGTPGTPGHPGNPGTPGQPGNPGTPGNPGQPGNPGTPGNPGTPGNPGTPGNPGQPSTPGTPSTPGRPSTPATPSTGGGSTPQGTSQVGYSHAAGGQLAHTGDNLPLGLALSAGAGAVLAGAVLYRKARNAA; encoded by the coding sequence ATGCGACAGGGCACCCGTAAGGGCCTGATGACGATGGCGGCCGCGACCGGAGTGATCGCGGCGGCCAGTGGATACGCACACGCCGACGCGGGCGCGGCCGGCTCCGCAGCCCGCTCGCCCGGCGTACTGTCCGGCAACACCGTGCAGGTCCCGGTGCACGTACCGGTGAACGCCTGCGGAAACACCGTCGACGTGGTGGGACTGCTCAACCCGGCCGTCGGCAACGCCTGCGCCAACGGGGCGCGTGGTGCGTCGGGGGGCGCGCACGCGGGCGCGCACAGCGGCGACTCCCCGGGCGTCGGCTCCGGGAACACCGTCCAGGCACCGGTGGACGTACCGGTCAACCTGTGCGGGAACAGCGTCGACGTGATCGGCGTGGGGAACCCGGCCGGGGGCAACCGGTGCGGGAACGAGGAGCACGGGACTCCGCCGCGCACGCCGGGCCGACCCGGCAACCCGGGAACACCGGGACATCCGGCCCACCCCGGCCGGCCCGGTACGCCGGGCCACCCCGGCGACTGCCCGCCCGACCACCATGGACACCACCCGGGCCAGCCGGCCCATCCGGGCCAGCCTGGGAATCCCGGCACTCCTGGTCGGCCCGGTACCCCCGGCACACCTGGGCACCCCGGTAACCCCGGCACCCCTGGACAGCCTGGCAACCCTGGCACTCCCGGTAACCCGGGTCAGCCCGGCAACCCCGGTACACCCGGAAACCCCGGTACACCCGGAAACCCCGGCACTCCGGGCAACCCGGGTCAGCCCAGTACCCCCGGCACCCCCAGCACACCGGGCCGGCCGAGCACCCCCGCGACCCCCTCCACCGGCGGCGGAAGCACCCCGCAGGGGACCTCGCAGGTCGGCTACAGCCACGCCGCAGGCGGTCAGCTCGCGCACACCGGTGACAACCTGCCCCTCGGCCTCGCGCTGTCGGCCGGCGCGGGCGCGGTCCTCGCGGGTGCGGTCCTGTACCGCAAGGCGCGGAACGCGGCCTGA
- a CDS encoding DUF5703 family protein encodes MPEYEFIDVYVPRGVSRNEATRLLTDHAEYGHWELDRLSLMRDGSRRVRLRRRIIRQVRATW; translated from the coding sequence ATGCCGGAATACGAATTCATCGACGTGTACGTCCCCCGCGGGGTGTCCCGCAACGAGGCGACGCGTCTCCTCACGGACCATGCCGAGTACGGACACTGGGAGTTGGACCGACTGAGCCTCATGCGCGACGGCAGCCGCAGGGTGCGGCTGCGCCGGCGGATCATCCGCCAGGTGCGGGCCACGTGGTGA
- a CDS encoding aldo/keto reductase: MEQRHLGRTGLRVSRIGLGTLTWGRDTEEHDAADMLKAFWEAGGTLVDTADVYGDGAAEYLLGRLTDSLVPREDLVISTKAGSVPDPDRPADGSRGHLLAALDASLERLGTDHVDLWHIHCHDPATPLEETLQALDLAVSSGRARYAGVSNFCGWQLAKAATWQLAAPGVRTRLAGTQLEYSLLQRGVEREVLPAALDLGVGLLPSSPLGRGVLTGKYRGGVPSDSRGASEHMAPFVEPYLDDTASRIVDAVTTAADGLAVTPLQVALAWVRDRPGVTAPVVGARNARQLAAALSVEALSLPDEICRALDDVSAPVHRYPDHDWSTL, encoded by the coding sequence ATGGAGCAGAGGCATCTCGGCCGTACCGGCCTGCGCGTGTCCCGGATCGGGCTCGGCACCCTCACCTGGGGCCGGGACACCGAGGAGCACGACGCCGCGGACATGCTCAAGGCGTTCTGGGAGGCGGGCGGCACCCTCGTCGACACCGCGGACGTGTACGGCGACGGGGCGGCCGAGTATCTGCTCGGGCGGCTGACGGACTCCCTGGTGCCCCGCGAGGACCTGGTGATCTCCACCAAGGCGGGCAGCGTGCCGGACCCCGACCGCCCGGCCGACGGCTCCCGCGGGCATCTGCTCGCCGCGCTCGACGCCTCGCTGGAGCGGCTGGGCACCGACCATGTCGACCTGTGGCACATCCACTGCCACGACCCCGCCACGCCGCTGGAGGAGACGCTCCAGGCACTCGACCTCGCGGTGAGCAGCGGGCGTGCGCGGTACGCGGGGGTGTCCAACTTCTGTGGCTGGCAGCTCGCCAAGGCCGCCACCTGGCAGCTCGCGGCGCCCGGCGTGCGCACCCGGCTGGCCGGGACCCAGCTCGAGTACTCCCTGCTCCAGCGGGGCGTGGAGCGCGAGGTGCTCCCCGCCGCGCTGGACCTCGGCGTCGGCCTGCTGCCCTCCTCGCCGCTGGGCCGGGGTGTGCTGACGGGGAAGTACCGGGGCGGTGTGCCGTCCGACTCGCGCGGGGCCTCCGAGCACATGGCGCCCTTCGTCGAGCCGTATCTCGACGACACCGCGAGCCGGATCGTGGACGCGGTCACCACGGCCGCCGACGGGCTCGCCGTCACCCCGCTCCAAGTGGCCCTCGCCTGGGTGCGCGACAGACCCGGCGTCACGGCCCCGGTCGTCGGCGCGCGCAACGCACGGCAGCTCGCGGCGGCTTTGTCGGTGGAGGCGCTTAGTCTTCCTGACGAGATCTGCCGGGCGCTGGACGACGTGTCGGCCCCGGTGCACCGCTACCCCGATCACGACTGGAGCACCCTGTGA
- the chpH gene encoding chaplin ChpH — protein sequence MIKKVVAAAVATGGLVLAGAGMAAADAGASGAAVGSPGVLSGNVVQVPVHVPVNVCGNTVNVIGLLNPAFGNTCVND from the coding sequence ATGATCAAGAAGGTCGTCGCTGCCGCGGTCGCCACCGGTGGACTGGTTCTCGCGGGCGCGGGCATGGCCGCCGCCGACGCCGGTGCCAGCGGTGCCGCCGTGGGTTCGCCGGGCGTCCTGTCCGGCAACGTCGTCCAGGTGCCGGTGCACGTTCCGGTGAACGTCTGCGGCAACACGGTCAACGTGATCGGGCTCCTGAACCCCGCCTTCGGCAACACCTGCGTCAACGACTGA
- a CDS encoding GntP family permease: MTRLSVEMLAADTVQPITSAGHAQLGIAVLAGIAVIVFLITKFKLHAFLALTIGSLVLGAVAGAPLDKAIVSFTTGLGSTVAGVGVLIALGAILGKLLADSGGADQIVDTILAKAGGRAMPWAMVLIASVIGLPLFFEVGIVLLIPVVLMVARRGNYSLMRIGIPALAGLSVMHGLIPPHPGPLVAIDAVKANLGVTLALGIVVAIPTVIIAGPLFSKVAARWVDVQAPERMIPERASESLERRPGFGATLGTVLLPVVLMLAKALVDIVIDDPADMTQRVFDVVGSPLIALLAAVLVGFVTLGRPAGFTKGRLQQTVEKGLMPIAGILLIVGAGGGFKQTLIDCGVGQMILEISKDWSIPALLLAWLIAVAIRLATGSATVATVSAAGLVAPLAADMSTTHTALLVLAIGAGSLFFSHVNDAGFWLVKEYFGLSVGQTVKTWSVMETIISVVAGGLVLLLSLVI, translated from the coding sequence GTGACCAGACTCAGCGTCGAGATGCTGGCAGCGGACACCGTCCAGCCGATCACCTCGGCCGGCCACGCCCAGTTGGGCATAGCCGTCCTGGCGGGCATCGCCGTCATCGTTTTTCTCATCACCAAGTTCAAGCTCCACGCCTTCCTGGCCCTGACCATCGGTTCGCTGGTGCTCGGAGCGGTGGCCGGTGCCCCGCTCGACAAGGCGATCGTGAGCTTCACGACCGGCCTGGGCAGCACGGTCGCCGGTGTCGGCGTGCTGATCGCGCTGGGCGCGATCCTCGGCAAGCTGCTCGCCGACTCCGGCGGCGCGGACCAGATCGTCGACACGATCCTCGCCAAGGCGGGCGGCCGTGCGATGCCGTGGGCCATGGTGCTCATCGCGTCCGTGATCGGTCTGCCGCTGTTCTTCGAGGTCGGCATCGTGCTGCTGATCCCGGTCGTCCTGATGGTCGCCCGGCGCGGCAACTACTCCCTGATGCGCATCGGCATCCCGGCGCTCGCCGGTCTGTCCGTGATGCACGGCCTGATCCCGCCGCACCCCGGCCCGCTGGTCGCGATCGACGCGGTCAAGGCCAACCTGGGTGTCACGCTGGCGCTCGGCATCGTGGTCGCCATCCCGACCGTGATCATCGCCGGTCCGCTGTTCTCCAAGGTCGCCGCCCGCTGGGTGGACGTCCAGGCGCCGGAACGGATGATCCCGGAGCGCGCCTCGGAGAGCCTTGAGCGTCGTCCGGGCTTCGGCGCCACGCTGGGCACGGTGCTGCTGCCGGTGGTGCTGATGCTGGCGAAGGCCCTGGTGGACATCGTCATCGACGACCCCGCCGACATGACCCAGCGGGTCTTCGACGTGGTCGGCTCCCCGCTGATCGCACTGCTCGCCGCGGTGCTCGTCGGCTTCGTCACGCTGGGCCGCCCCGCCGGTTTCACCAAGGGCCGGCTCCAGCAGACCGTCGAGAAGGGCCTGATGCCGATCGCCGGCATCCTGCTGATCGTCGGCGCGGGCGGTGGCTTCAAGCAGACGCTGATCGACTGCGGTGTGGGCCAGATGATCCTGGAGATCTCCAAGGACTGGTCCATCCCGGCGCTGCTGCTGGCCTGGCTGATCGCGGTGGCGATCCGGCTCGCGACCGGCTCCGCCACGGTGGCGACGGTCTCGGCGGCCGGTCTGGTCGCGCCGCTCGCGGCCGACATGTCGACCACGCACACGGCCCTGCTGGTGCTGGCCATCGGCGCCGGTTCGCTCTTCTTCAGCCATGTCAACGACGCCGGCTTCTGGCTGGTGAAGGAGTACTTCGGCCTGAGCGTCGGCCAGACGGTGAAGACCTGGTCGGTGATGGAGACCATCATCTCGGTGGTCGCCGGCGGCCTGGTCCTCCTGCTGTCACTCGTGATCTAG
- a CDS encoding gluconokinase: protein MRTPQVVVVMGVAGTGKTTIGPLLAARLGVPYAEGDDFHPQANIDKMTAGTPLEDADRWPWLDAIGRWAHGRAGLGGVVSSSALKRSYRDRLRAEAPGAVFVHLTGSRELIESRMSQRQGHFMPTALLDSQFATLQPLQADEAGVAVDVSGSPEEITERAAEALAAFAAASA from the coding sequence ATGCGCACCCCCCAGGTCGTCGTCGTGATGGGCGTCGCCGGGACGGGCAAGACCACGATCGGTCCTTTGCTCGCCGCCCGGCTGGGCGTCCCGTACGCCGAGGGCGACGACTTCCACCCGCAGGCCAACATCGACAAGATGACGGCGGGCACCCCCCTGGAAGACGCCGACCGGTGGCCGTGGCTCGATGCCATCGGGCGCTGGGCGCACGGCCGGGCGGGGCTCGGCGGGGTGGTCAGCAGCTCGGCGCTGAAGCGGTCCTACCGCGACCGGCTGCGGGCCGAGGCCCCCGGTGCGGTGTTCGTGCACCTGACCGGCAGCCGTGAGCTGATCGAGAGCCGGATGTCCCAGCGCCAGGGCCACTTCATGCCGACCGCGCTGCTGGACTCGCAGTTCGCCACGCTCCAGCCGCTCCAGGCGGACGAGGCGGGTGTCGCCGTCGACGTCAGCGGGTCCCCCGAGGAGATCACCGAGCGGGCGGCCGAGGCTCTGGCCGCGTTCGCCGCCGCCTCCGCGTAG
- a CDS encoding cytochrome b/b6 domain-containing protein → MTLRADAPAPAGARVHRFTPAERWVHRTGAALMAVCVATAACLYVPQLAVLVGRRELVVRVHEWAGLALPVPVLLGLLSRAFRADLGALNRFGPHDRRWLRAALRRDRRYAERPAGKFNAGQKVYTAWIAGAVLVMLGTGLMMWFTHLTPLLWRTSATFVHDWLALTVGVVLAGHIGKALGDPEARRGLRTGTVSREWAEREHPLWRP, encoded by the coding sequence ATGACCCTACGAGCTGACGCCCCGGCGCCCGCCGGCGCCCGCGTCCACCGCTTCACCCCCGCCGAACGCTGGGTCCACCGCACCGGCGCCGCCCTCATGGCCGTCTGCGTGGCCACCGCCGCCTGCCTCTACGTGCCCCAGCTCGCCGTGCTGGTCGGCCGCCGCGAACTCGTCGTACGCGTCCACGAATGGGCCGGGCTCGCCCTGCCCGTGCCGGTGCTGCTGGGTCTTCTCTCGCGCGCGTTCCGCGCCGACCTGGGCGCGCTCAACCGGTTCGGCCCGCACGACCGGCGCTGGCTGCGCGCCGCCCTGCGCCGGGACCGGCGGTACGCGGAGCGCCCCGCGGGCAAGTTCAACGCGGGGCAGAAGGTCTACACGGCCTGGATCGCCGGGGCCGTCCTGGTGATGCTCGGCACCGGCCTGATGATGTGGTTCACCCACCTCACCCCGCTGCTGTGGCGCACTTCGGCCACCTTCGTGCACGACTGGCTGGCCCTCACCGTCGGCGTGGTCCTCGCGGGACACATCGGCAAGGCCCTCGGCGACCCGGAGGCCCGGCGGGGACTGCGCACCGGCACGGTGAGCCGGGAGTGGGCGGAGCGGGAACACCCGCTCTGGCGGCCCTGA
- a CDS encoding M20/M25/M40 family metallo-hydrolase: MSETDTAKGVTSEDEVVDLCRELIRFDTSNYGDHSGPGERAAAEYVAGKLAEVGLEPEIFESHPGRASTVARIEGEDPSRPALLIHGHLDVVPANAADWTHDPFSGEVADGCVWGRGAVDMKDMDAMTLAVVRDRLRSGRKPPRDIVVAFLADEEAGGTYGARYLVDNHPGLFEGVTEAISEVGGFSFTVNDQRRLYLIQTAEKGMHWMKLTVAGTAGHGSMIHRDNAITELSEAVARVGRHKFPVRVTKTTRAFLDELGDALGTELDPEDMESTLAKLGGIAKLIGATLSNTANPTQLNAGYKVNVIPGEATAHIDGRFLPGHEEEFLTDLDRLLGPNVRRSDVHADKAVETSFDGALVEAMQSALLAEDPIARAVPYMLSGGTDAKSFDDLGIRGFGFAPLKLPPELDFAGMFHGVDERVPVDGLQFGVRVLDRFIDAS, translated from the coding sequence GTGAGCGAGACGGACACGGCCAAGGGCGTCACCAGTGAGGACGAGGTCGTGGACCTCTGCCGCGAGCTGATCCGGTTCGACACCAGCAACTACGGCGACCACTCGGGACCCGGCGAGCGCGCCGCCGCCGAGTACGTCGCCGGGAAGCTCGCCGAGGTCGGCCTGGAGCCGGAGATCTTCGAGTCGCATCCGGGGCGCGCGTCCACCGTCGCCCGTATCGAGGGCGAGGACCCGTCCCGGCCGGCCCTGCTGATCCACGGCCACCTGGACGTCGTACCGGCCAACGCGGCCGACTGGACCCACGACCCCTTCTCCGGCGAGGTCGCCGACGGGTGCGTGTGGGGGCGCGGGGCCGTCGACATGAAGGACATGGACGCGATGACCCTCGCGGTCGTCCGCGACCGGCTGCGCAGCGGGCGCAAGCCCCCGCGCGACATCGTCGTCGCCTTCCTCGCCGACGAGGAGGCCGGCGGCACCTACGGCGCCCGGTACCTCGTCGACAACCACCCCGGACTCTTCGAGGGCGTCACCGAGGCGATCAGCGAGGTCGGCGGCTTCTCCTTCACGGTCAACGACCAGCGCCGGCTCTATCTGATCCAGACGGCCGAGAAGGGCATGCACTGGATGAAGCTGACCGTGGCCGGCACCGCCGGGCACGGCTCGATGATCCACCGCGACAACGCCATCACCGAGCTGTCCGAGGCGGTCGCCCGCGTCGGCCGCCACAAGTTCCCGGTACGGGTCACCAAGACCACCCGCGCCTTCCTGGACGAACTCGGCGACGCGCTCGGCACCGAACTCGACCCCGAGGACATGGAGTCGACCCTCGCCAAGCTCGGCGGGATCGCCAAGCTCATCGGCGCCACCCTCAGCAACACCGCCAACCCGACGCAGCTGAACGCCGGTTACAAGGTCAACGTCATCCCGGGCGAGGCCACCGCGCACATCGACGGCCGCTTCCTGCCGGGCCACGAGGAGGAGTTCCTCACCGACCTCGACCGGTTGCTGGGCCCGAACGTGCGCCGCTCGGACGTCCACGCGGACAAGGCCGTCGAGACCAGCTTCGACGGTGCCCTCGTGGAGGCCATGCAGTCCGCACTGCTGGCCGAGGACCCGATCGCGCGTGCGGTGCCGTACATGCTCTCCGGCGGTACGGACGCCAAGTCGTTCGACGACCTCGGTATCCGAGGCTTCGGCTTCGCGCCGCTCAAGCTGCCGCCGGAGCTGGACTTCGCCGGGATGTTCCACGGCGTGGACGAGCGGGTCCCGGTGGACGGGCTCCAGTTCGGCGTGCGGGTGCTCGACCGGTTCATCGACGCCTCCTGA